From a single Miscanthus floridulus cultivar M001 chromosome 8, ASM1932011v1, whole genome shotgun sequence genomic region:
- the LOC136469839 gene encoding uncharacterized protein, whose amino-acid sequence MAQALVRWWELTEDEQGDGKTEEETARTTVAQVIKDGQEATTTPFPSPARCPNGHARDWKQTEGSFSLDPKAKGSILPNLKAPGSISLDPLGVGSILPDPKAMGSISPKATGSISPNPKAMVFVLPKATGSVSLDPLGAGSVLPGPKAAGSVSPMITGSVSPNPFGVHSVSPDPKAMVFVSSDGDPYHRQPL is encoded by the exons ATGGCACAGGCGTTGGTTCGATGGTGGGAGCTCACCgaagatgagcaaggcgacgggaaaacagaggaggaaacAGCAAGGACGACGGTGGCCcaggttataaaggatggccaaGAAGCCACGACGACTCCATTTCCCTCACCAGCGCGATGCCcaaacggccacgcgcgcgactggaagcaaaccgaag GCTCCTTCTCACTCGACCCCAAGGCCAAGGGCTCCATCTTGCCTAACCTCAAGGCCCCGGGATCCATCTCGcttgaccccttgggtgtgggctccatcttgcctgaccccaaggccatgggctccatctcgcccaaggccacaggctccatctcacccaaccccaaggccatggtTTTTGTCTTGCCCAAGgctacgggctccgtctcgctcgaccccttgggtgcgggctctgtttTGCCCGGCCCCAAGGCCGCAGGCTCTGTATCGCCCATgatcacgggctctgtctcgcctaacCCCTTTGGTGTGCActctgtctcacctgaccccaaggccatggtttttgtctcgtccgacggggacccataccaccgccaaccactctag